A window of Miscanthus floridulus cultivar M001 chromosome 12, ASM1932011v1, whole genome shotgun sequence genomic DNA:
AACCTaaccgttcgcttcgctgaaaaaataagtcgaaagactattccggctgatttgtcgtgagagaaaaacactgttctagctgaaaaaacaagctgaaaagtacggattataagagaagcgaacaaggCCGAGTAGACATGCTGTTCTGTTCTACCATGTTAGCGCAATCCATCTTGAAGCACGCACAGTGATCTTGCTTGCCTGCTGGTCCATGCTCCATGATCGGGCACTCATGCTATATGCACGGAAACATGGTCTCATGGCTTGGACCTCTCTGCTCCGTTAACTGGTACTAGTCTGGTATCCAATCAGTTTCTGTCTTTTCATCTATCTTTCGTCGAGGACCAGCCATATGTACCTGAAAGTAGCGGCAACTGATCGTTTCACAGGGTTTAATTGAATGTTAAGTGCAGTACGGACTCATAGAGCACTGTAGCAACTCCCGTCTGCTACTCCATCAAGTTTCTGTCTGGGATCAACTTCTTGCATGCCGACGACCAAGCAAGCAAGCAGCCAGCAAACATGAGCTGTTGTCGAACCACAATTGTGGGTTCATTCATGACTGGATCGATCAGATCGATACAAGACAAAGTGACAAATAAAAGCTTGGCAGTGTGTCATTAAGCTACAAACATGGTGTGTAGTCCTTTGAATCAGAGGCCCTTCAAACCGCTGTGTTGTGTGTGTACGGTGTACCGAATGGAAAACCCCCTTAACTCATGTGGTGGCCTGGCCTGGCCTCTGTACGTTCGATGCCAAATGCGGGATCACCGGATTACTTTACTGCTCACTTTAATCCCTCAGGTTAGGCTCTAGAACTGGAATGACAAGCTAGCAGCAACCTCCATGAAATGTTCTCATGGCAAGCAGTGGAACTGGTTCAGAATCTGAAGCTATTAAACCCTGGCGGCCTGACCCCTCTCGAGTGGTTTCAGAGTTTTCTCTCGTCTGCGTCAGCGTCACCGATAACGCAAACTGAAGGAAAGGTGAACAACCCTGAATAAAGAATACAGGTCCTGGCGTCATGAATGAACCCTCAAAATGTGGTTAGACTACAGGTTCTAGCGTCATGAATGAACCCTCAAAATGTGGTTAGACAGCAGCTGGTATATACTTGTTTGTTGCTTAAATACGTCAGTCTTACTCGACAGTGACAGTGCAACGAGACTCAAACCAACTGGTTGAAATAAAAGAAACCAaaggggaaaaaaagaaaaggatcaCCCAATGAAAAACATCAGTTACAGGCAACACCTTGAACAGGTCACGAATCCATGGCACACGGAGATCAGATTACGGAGGGCAAGCGTGCAGGCTCTGGATGGAGGATTGGAGGTGGTGAGCAGAGCATCGGCTGGCGTGCGTCTAGTAGAGTGAGTCGACTGTCTTGTTGAGCTCCTCGAGCTTCTTCATCCGCATCCTCTCGCTTTCGCTCACAAGCTGCATGCAACAAATATCCCAGGCGatgcagagcaagagcaagtctTTAGTGATTCAGAAGCTAATGAGTATCAAGAGCTGATTACAGTGATTCAGAGAGGTTTTACCTCGATTAGCCTGTTCACTAGCAGCGCCTTCTCTTTGCTCTTCTCGTTGTACGCCTCCAGGACCTCCTTGTATTCCTTCTCCTTTTTTTCAGTTGGCCAAAACAAAATCCACATGTCAGCTCATGAACGAACTACTTGAAACAAAGGGTGTCAATACAGATATATGGTTATGGTTATCATCTAGCTAATCCATGCAACGCATGTGTCACCTTCTTGACGCAGCTCTTGCTGAGAGGCTTGAGCTGACGGTTCACCGTGTCAATCCGCTTCCGTATGGACTCCACCTCCTTCCGTGTAGGATCCGCCATCCCTTCCAGCTCCTAACAGAGGAAACAACAGCAGGGATTTATACCAGCTTGTGTTCACGCAAAAAAAATCCCACAAATTCCTAATAATACAGTACTACTACTAAATCAGTTCCCTGACTGAATCGAAGTGCTGATGGGTGTCATTCAGGTTCAGGCTATCTCAAAATTCAGAGATCAATATGGTTGCCAGCAGAAGACTAGCGTGATGTCCTAGAACACGAGAAATTCTTTCGGAAATGGAAATGTCCCTTATTGTACGAAATTCGTCCGTTTCAAACGCAGCTAATGCATGTCAGTCGCGTGACGACTAGGGCAGAACAGGGCCGGATGGTTTTTGCGGCTGATAAGTGGCCTGACGCTGTTTTACTCTGAGAGAAAAATACGATCGCAGATAAACTGGGCATAAGTTCAAGCTGACGGACAGGACGTACTGTACCTGCCTGATGAAGGCGAGTCGCTTGGACTCCTCCTCGACGCGTCCGAGGTGCGCGAACACCTTCTCCCGGACCTCCATCTTGCGCCTCTCGATCTGCTCCTCCTTGGCCTTGAACACCGAGAGCGCCGACCTCGAGGAGCCCTCTCCTTCGTCCTCGTCGCCCGCGCTGCTGCCCAGCGACGACGGGTGCTTCACCCGCAGCACCATCTGCATCGGCtgctccacgccgccgccgccctgcatATCCTCCTCCTCTAGCTCAGGCAGCTCCGCCGCGTACGTACGTTGTCTGTGCGTGTGCGGTTCGACACGGCCTAGCTAGCTATTCtctcttccttctcttcctcgctTCACGCCATTTATAGCACAAGCAAGCTGCCTGCAGGTCGCCGTGGCCTCTGTTCTGTTGCTTTCCCGGCAATGCTGGTTGTCTAAGCAACCCAGCACAGTGGCAAGCAAGTGGAACAGAGGAAAAAGGCAAAACAATAGCTAGCAGAACTGCTGCTGTGTCGCCCAAGGAAGAACCGGAGAGGAGGAAGCCAAGAGGCAGCATCATCCCTCC
This region includes:
- the LOC136496958 gene encoding uncharacterized protein, which gives rise to MQGGGGVEQPMQMVLRVKHPSSLGSSAGDEDEGEGSSRSALSVFKAKEEQIERRKMEVREKVFAHLGRVEEESKRLAFIRQELEGMADPTRKEVESIRKRIDTVNRQLKPLSKSCVKKEKEYKEVLEAYNEKSKEKALLVNRLIELVSESERMRMKKLEELNKTVDSLY